From the Anguilla anguilla isolate fAngAng1 chromosome 8, fAngAng1.pri, whole genome shotgun sequence genome, one window contains:
- the si:ch211-13c6.2 gene encoding uncharacterized protein si:ch211-13c6.2: MENIVSTYDDDEVDFIVCDVCNIKIRTDAMYRIHLTTIQHLKKVEALIAAGKARRDQSLPVWTSYTHYLDYLQLDEPIIGLKHLVEVETPPGSLGPRYLCRLCRFDADLPDMTNHIIGRKHRQKYLETQRPDLVTWDRSSASQPGKVVRAKAEVAERQDGRGVPERSKRRSAALEKSGTLKVPSPQWRGGQTSAQGGARGGLANKPIRPLLDQHGHARYRDLPPGWGSPREESYGRGHPEQLPESFASREEWKAEQPRRRRSLEKDGGFYPHGLPVDSHPAYHHGDRMYPENEEERRGRIYEDEPRKGGVYEDEGRRGGVYEGEE; encoded by the exons ATGGAGAATATCGTATCGACGTACGATGATGATGAAGTGGATTTCATCGTATGCGAT GTATGTAATATTAAGATTAGGACTGACGCTATGTACAGGATACACCTGACCACGATTCAGCATCTCAAG AAAGTGGAGGCTCTGATTGCTGCAG GGAAAGCCAGGAGAGACCAGTCACTGCCCGTATGGACCAGCTACACCCACTACCTGGACTACCTGCAGCTGGACGAGCCCATCATTG GGCTGAAGCATCTTGTGGAGGTGGAGACCCCCCCGGGCTCCCTGGGGCCCAGGTACCTGTGCAGACTGTGCAGATTTGATGCAGACTTGCCCGACATGACCAATCACATCATCGGCCgcaaacacaggcagaaatacCTG gaGACGCAGAGGCCTGACCTGGTCACCTGGGACAGGAGCAGCGCCTCTCAGCCGGGGAAGGTGGTGCGGGCCAAAGCGGAGGTGGCCGAACGGCAGGACGGGCGGGGCGTCCCCGAG AGATCAAAGAGGAGGTCTGCAGCCCTTGAGAAATCAGGCACTCTGAAAG TTCCCAGCCCTCAGTGGAGAGGCGGGCAAACGTCGGCCCAGGGGGGGGCTAGAGGGGGGCTGGCCAACAAACCCATCCGGCCCTTGCTGGACCAGCATGGGCACGCCCGCTACAGGGACCTCCCCCCTGGGTGGGGCAGCCCAAGGGAAGAGTCTTATGGGCGGGGCCACCCAGAGCAGCTCCCTGAGTCCTTTGCTTCAAGAGAGGAGTGGAAAGCTGAGCaacccaggaggaggaggagcctggAGAAGGATGGAGGGTTCTATCCCCATGGCCTTCCTGTCGATTCACATCCTGCATATCACCATGGAGACAGAATGTACCCAGAGAACGAAGAGGAAAGGAGGGGCAGGATTTATGAAGATGAGCCTAGAAAGGGTGGAGTTTATGAAGAtgaagggaggaggggtggggtttatgaaggggaagag
- the grinaa gene encoding LOW QUALITY PROTEIN: glutamate receptor, ionotropic, N-methyl D-aspartate-associated protein 1a (glutamate binding) (The sequence of the model RefSeq protein was modified relative to this genomic sequence to represent the inferred CDS: deleted 1 base in 1 codon), with protein sequence MSKDKSSYPVMGETNPLHNSVFGQPSPTSFAMPPPNYSQAPPGGAPYPSPAAFVQPGFGPAPYPQMPYPPGPYQQAPPQPDFAAGSTAPLNNPGYHGDVPPSYYGNEEFSSSGFEDKSIRQAFIRKVFLVLTVQLLVTFSFVAVFTFVDDAKRFVRMNPWTYYVSYAIFFVTLIVLSCCGEFRRKHPWNLVALSILTLSLSYMVGMIASFYDTDSVIMAVGITAVVCFTVVLFSLQSKYDFTSCRGVLFVCLIVLLLFSFLCIFIRHRILHIVYASLGALLFTCFLAVDTQLLLGNKKLALSPEEYIFAALNLYTDIINIFLFILAIVGRARD encoded by the exons ATGTCCAAGGATAAGAGCAGCTACCCTGTGATGGGGGAGACCAACCCTTTGCACAACTCCGTGTTCGGACAGCCCAGCCCCACCAGCTtcgccatgcccccccccaactaCAGCCAGGCCCCC CCCGGGGGCGCACCCTACCCCTCGCCCGCTGCCTTCGTGCAGCCGGGgtttggccccgccccctacccgCAGATGCCCTATCCTCCGGGCCCTTAccagcaggccccgccccaaCCAGACTTCGCTGCTGGGTCCACCG CTCCTCTGAACAACCCTGGTTACCACGGTGATGTACCTCCATCTTACTATGGCAACGAGGAGTTCAGCAGCTCAGGCTTTGAGGACAAGTCAATTCGGCAGGCCTTCATACGCAAG GTGTTTCTGGTCCTGACCGTCCAGCTGCTGGTCACCTTCTCCTTCGTGGCGGTCTTCACCTTTGTGGACGATGCCAAGCGCTTCGTGCGGATGAACCCGTGGACGTACTACGTGTCCTACGCCATCTTCTTCGTCACCCTCATCGTGCTCAGCTGCTGCGGAGAATTTCGCCGCAAACACCCCTGGAACCTGGTGGCGTTG tccATCCTGACGCTCAGTCTGTCCTACATGGTGGGGATGATCGCCAGCTTCTACGACACGGACTCCGTCATCATGGCTGTGGGCATCACGGCTGTAGTGTGCTTCACTGTGGtcctcttctctctgcag AGCAAATACGACTTCACTTCCTGTCGGGGGGTCCTGTTCGTCTGCCTCATCGTGCTGCTGctcttctccttcctctgcATCTTCATTCGCCACCGGATCCTGCACATCGTCTACGCGTCCCTGGGAGCGCTGCTCTTCACCTGc tTCTTGGCTGTGGACACCCAACTGTTGCTGGGAAACAAGAAACTGGCTTTGAGCCCGGAGGAGTACATCTTTGCCGCGCTGAATCTCTACACCGACATCATCAACATCTTCCTGTTCATCCTGGCCATTGTGGGCCGGGCGCGCGATTGA
- the LOC118234250 gene encoding uncharacterized protein PF11_0207-like produces MVSESGDVLDDLRNIDIGSVEEANFIKEKLCNLLREFQANKSQRERAGRKSLSGFYRDYNHLSSQQQGPSTDHKIHKITLKGGGEIHKVGLKKVGEIHKITLEEDREIHKITREEVREIHKIALKAVKEIHKITLKGVREINKITLEEVGEIQKITLKGVREINKITLEEIREIHKIALKKVGEIHKITLKEVGKIHKIALKEVKEIHKITLKGVREINKITLEEVGEIHRITLKGVREVNKITLEEVREIHKTAMRIVEEAEKITMILYDHVRDQIPELHIEIHMKMFLERPLLIPKEVLFDVACIITHNPPLSQMYGHPSRG; encoded by the exons ATGGTTTCTGAAAGCGGCGATGTGCTGGATGACCTG AGGAACATCGACATCGGAAGTGTGGAAGAAGCCAACTTCATCAAAGAAAAACTGTGTAATCTGCTGAGAGAGTTTCAAGCCAACAAATCTCAAAGGGAAAGG GCTGGGAGGAAAAGCCTATCAGGTTTTTACAGAGATTATAATCACCTGAGCTCCCAGCAACAAGGACCTTCAACCGACCACA AGATCCACAAGATCACATTGAAAGGGGGCGGAGAGATCCACAAGGTCGGTTTGAAAAAGGTTGGAGAGATCCACAAGATCACTTtggaagaggacagagagatCCACAAGATCACCAGGGAAGAGGTGAGAGAGATTCACAAGATCGCTTTGAAAGCGGTCAAAGAGATTCACAAGATCACTTTGAAAGGGGTCAGAGAGATCAACAAGATCACCTTGGAAGAGGTCGGAGAGATTCAAAAGATCACTTTGAAAGGGGTCAGAGAGATCAACAAGATCACCTTGGAAGAGATCAGAGAGATTCACAAGATCGCTTTGAAAAAGGTTGGAGAGATTCACAAGATCACTTTGAAAGAGGTCGGAAAGATTCACAAGATCGCTTTGAAAGAGGTCAAAGAGATTCACAAGATCACTTTGAAAGGGGTCAGAGAGATCAACAAGATCACCTTGGAAGAGGTCGGAGAGATTCACAGGATCACTTTGAAAGGGGTCAGAGAGGTCAACAAGATCACCTTGGAAGAGGTCAGAGAGATTCACAAGACCGCTATGAGGATTGTGGAAGAGGCCGAAAAGATCACTATGATCCTGTACGATCACGTGAGAGATCAGATCCCAGAGCTACACATCGAGATTCATATGAAG ATGTTTTTGGAAAGGCCGCTCCTGATACCAAAAGAAGTCCTGTTCGACGTGGCGTGCataattacccacaatcctcctctctcccagaTGTATGGTCACCCAAGCAGAGGCTAG
- the LOC118233355 gene encoding GTPase IMAP family member 8-like isoform X3, which produces MAGWIDSRDVNTEYLQGRRSPDFDRPNMSELRVVLLGKSGELKSKVGNIILGAEVLSVKDQCERARGLVNRRPVALINTPDLLDPRLPDRTFFYQIERCVTLSAPGPHAFLLVLENGNITSEGKKRFEQILHSFSPEAFMYSMVLTTQGSKITLFDLSYTHILQMCSGRCYKFHNIDEINYTQVTELMEKIEQMVGENGGGFLSCEMFKEPESARLGASQVPLRKAEQKVERKEKPRALSEELQEIKGKKVAGGDRLNLVLFGRREAGKMFAGNTILGQRESSVGPGSSSVYERRDGEVFGRPVTVVEMPALCDVQLTASAVSRLFTSLCGHGVHAFLLVTPAAPFTDEDKAEITRIQETFGSRVTDYMMVIFTHENPAAQPVHDFLQQSKDIQELLRICGNRYSVFYNQHILNNPTVPKLLEVIDMMKRETGSCFSLNMYWEAQLERKVRELEARHKMELEEKDRKIRELEERIKGTSQGAGGKDQSSDCVRIVLVGKTGNGKSATGNTILQREEFQSDICMNSVTTCCKKGEGEVAGRRVAVVDTPGLFDTSFSNENVQQEIAKCISFLAPGPHVFLLVLQIGRITEDEKDTLQLIKSTFGKMAEMFTIVIFTRGDDLRNESIESYIQRGDPVIQNLIEDCGNRFHVFNNNDMSNRTQVSELLDKIDVMVQRNGGGCYTNEMFQEAESTIRKECKRIMSEKEEEMQREKEILEAKHEAEMKEMRRKMEEQRHKAEEEIMLQEKKLNDKEEHFRMELEEWKKKEKEKKERREREDTERTARQESEWKSKIDEIEETKRTLEKELKCREEEEKQREERERKQREELMEKQKREKIEFEARQAEEKKKREGEEQERKNNEARQRLEWEQRIKEAENEKKEIQDNIKKRAKEWEQEREKEQKSKEKDEQDRRQKEEQERREYALKERKMREEFEKAMEQERQKGENERTSKEQLERELEEMQRQLKKQQEQLDKERKEEADRRSKEDAERKEEERKRLELLQKELEKERGELQKSKIDEEARKTKEAKTLKDMEERYRRIIFENNHKYEEAARKKAEEQERKLTQLQEELQHKTERYANELWEKDAKIHRLESKECLIM; this is translated from the exons GAGATGTGAACACAGAGTACCTGCAGGGAAGAAGGAGTCCTGACTTTGATCGTCCCAACA TGTCTGAGCTGAGGGTTGTGCTGCTGGGGAAGTCTGGAGAACTGAAGAGTAAAGTGGGGAACATCATCCTGGGGGCAGAGGTCCTTTCAGTGAAAGatcagtgtgagagagcacgAGGTCTGGTGAATAGGAGGCCTGTAGCTCTGATCAACACTCCAGACTTACTGGACCCCAGGCTCCCTGACAGGACCTTTTTCTATCAGATAGAGAGATGTGTTACCCTGTCTGCCCCAGGTCCTCATGCATTCCTGCTGGTGCTGGAGAATGGCAATATTAcatctgaggggaaaaaaagatttgagcAAATCCTGCACTCTTTCAGTCCTGAGGCCTTCATGTACTCGATGGTACTGACCACACAGGGGAGTAAAATAACTCTCTTTGACCTGTCTTATACCCACATTCTGCAAATGTGTAGTGGAAGGTGTTACAAGTTTCACAACATAGATGAGATTAATTACACCCAGGTTACTGAACTAATGGAGAAGATAGAGCAGATGGTAGGGGAGAATGGAGGAGGTTTCCTCAGCTGTGAGATGTTCAAGGAGCCAGAATCAGCCAGGCTTGGAGCGAGTCAGGTGCCTCTGAGGAAGGCTGAACAGAaggtggagaggaaggagaaaccAAGGGCTCTATCTGAAGAACTGCaggaaattaaaggaaaaaaag TGGCTGGGGGAGACAGGCTGAACCTGGTGTTGTTTGGGAGGAGAGAAGCTGGGAAGATGTTCGCAGGAAACACCATCCTGGGACAGAGGGAGTCCAGTGTGGGTCCCGGCTCCTCTTCAGTGTatgagaggagagatggagaagtgTTCGGTCGCCCGGTTACCGTGGTGGAAATGCCAGCTCTGTGTGATGTACAGCTCACTGCATCCGCTGTGTCTCgtctctttacctctctctgtGGCCATGGAGTCCATGCCTTTCTCCTGGTCACTCCGGCTGCTCCCTTCACTGATGAAGACAAGGCAGAAATAACCAGGATTCAGGAGACATTTGGCTCAAGAGTCACTGATTACATGATGGTCATTTTTACCCACGAGAATCCAGCTGCTCAACCTGTTCATGACTTTCTGCAGCAAAGTAAGGACATTCAGGAGCTTCTGAGGATCTGTGGAAACAGGTACTCTGTTTTCTACAACCAGCACATTCTCAACAACCCAACAGTTCCAAAGCTTCTGGAGGTCATAGATATGAtgaagagagaaacaggaagttgcTTTTCCCTGAATATGTACTGGGAGGCACAGCTCGAGAGGAAGGTTCGAGAGCTGGAGGCCAGGCACAagatggagctggaggagaaggacaGGAAGATCAGAGAATTAGAAGAACGTATTAAGGGCACATCACAGG GCGCTGGGGGTAAAGACCAGAGCTCTGACTGTGTGAGGATAGTGCTCGTGGGGAAGACAGGAAATGGGAAAAGTGCCACAGGAAACACCATACTGCAGAGGGAGGAGTTCCAGTCGGATATCTGTATGAATTCAGTGACGACCTGCTGTAAGAAAGGAGAAGGGGAAGTAGCTGGCAGGCGCGTTGCTGTAGTTGACACGCCGGGTCTCTTTGacacatcattttcaaatgaaaatgtccagCAGGAAATAGCCAAATGCATCTCCTTTTTGGCCCCAGGACCTCATGTGTTTCTCCTAGTGCTACAGATTGGAAGAATCACAGAGGACGAGAAGGACACATTGCAGCTCATTAAGAGCACCTTtggtaaaatggctgaaatgttcACCATAGTCATATTCACAAGAGGGGATGATCTTAGAAATGAATCCATTGAAAGCTACATTCAGAGAGGTGACCCTGTAATCCAAAATCTGATTGAAGACTGTGGAAACAGGTTTCATGTCTTCAATAATAATGACATGAGCAATCGCACCCAAGTGTCTGAGCTGCTGGATAAGATAGACGTGATGGTTCAGAGGAATGGAGGAGGCTGTTACACCAATGAGATGTTCCAGGAGGCAGAAAGTACCATAAGGAAAGAGTGCAAAAGAATaatgagtgagaaagaggaagagatgcagagagagaaagagatccTGGAGGCAAAACATGAAGCGGAGATGAAAGagatgaggaggaagatggAAGAGCAGAGACACAaagcagaagaagaaataatgcttcaggaaaaaaagctgAATGACAAAGAAGAACATTTCAGGATGGAGCTAGAAGagtggaagaaaaaagagaaggaaaaaaaagagaggagagagagggaagacacAGAGAGGACGGCAAGACAAGAATCGGAGTGGAAGAGCAAAATAGATGAGATTGAGGAAACGAAAAGGACGCTGGAAAAGGAGTTGAAATgtagggaagaggaagagaagcagagggaggaaagagagaggaaacagagggaagagctgatggaaaaacaaaaaagagaaaagatagAATTTGAGGCAAGGCaagcagaagaaaagaaaaagagagaaggagaggagcaggagaggaaaaaCAATGAGGCGAGACAAAGACTTGAGTGGGAACAGAGAATTAAAGaggcagaaaatgagaaaaaagagatACAGGATAACATTAAGAAAAGAGCTAAGGAATGGGAGCAggaaagggaaaaggaacagaaaagtAAAGAGAAGGATGAGCAGGAcaggagacagaaagaagagcaagagagaagagAGTATGCATTGAAAGAACGCAAAATGCGGGAAGAGTTTGAAAAAGCAATGGAACAAGAAAGACAAAAGGGAGAGAATGAAAGGACATCTAAAGAGCAATTAGAAAGGGAGCTTGAAGAAATGCAAAGGcagctgaaaaaacaacaagagcagTTGgacaaggaaagaaaagaggaggCAGACAGAAGATCTAAGGAGGAcgcagagagaaaagaggaggagaggaaaaggctGGAATTGTTGCAGAAGGAACTTGAGAAGGAACGTGGAGAACTTCAGAAGAGTAAGATTGATGAAGAGGCTAGGAAAACAAAAGAAGCGAAAACATTGAAAGACATGGAGGAAAGATATCGTagaatcatttttgaaaataatcataaatatgAAGAAGCTGCtagaaaaaaagcagaggaaCAGGAAAGAAAGCTAACTCAATTACAAGAAGAGCTTCAGCACAAAACTGAACGTTATGCAAATGAATTGTGGGAGAAAGACGCAAAAATTCACAGATTGGAAAGCAAAGAATGTTTAATAATGTAG
- the LOC118233355 gene encoding GTPase IMAP family member 8-like isoform X1, with the protein MDHFEFYVLRTYSSVPAMAGWIDSRDVNTEYLQGRRSPDFDRPNMSELRVVLLGKSGELKSKVGNIILGAEVLSVKDQCERARGLVNRRPVALINTPDLLDPRLPDRTFFYQIERCVTLSAPGPHAFLLVLENGNITSEGKKRFEQILHSFSPEAFMYSMVLTTQGSKITLFDLSYTHILQMCSGRCYKFHNIDEINYTQVTELMEKIEQMVGENGGGFLSCEMFKEPESARLGASQVPLRKAEQKVERKEKPRALSEELQEIKGKKVAGGDRLNLVLFGRREAGKMFAGNTILGQRESSVGPGSSSVYERRDGEVFGRPVTVVEMPALCDVQLTASAVSRLFTSLCGHGVHAFLLVTPAAPFTDEDKAEITRIQETFGSRVTDYMMVIFTHENPAAQPVHDFLQQSKDIQELLRICGNRYSVFYNQHILNNPTVPKLLEVIDMMKRETGSCFSLNMYWEAQLERKVRELEARHKMELEEKDRKIRELEERIKGTSQGAGGKDQSSDCVRIVLVGKTGNGKSATGNTILQREEFQSDICMNSVTTCCKKGEGEVAGRRVAVVDTPGLFDTSFSNENVQQEIAKCISFLAPGPHVFLLVLQIGRITEDEKDTLQLIKSTFGKMAEMFTIVIFTRGDDLRNESIESYIQRGDPVIQNLIEDCGNRFHVFNNNDMSNRTQVSELLDKIDVMVQRNGGGCYTNEMFQEAESTIRKECKRIMSEKEEEMQREKEILEAKHEAEMKEMRRKMEEQRHKAEEEIMLQEKKLNDKEEHFRMELEEWKKKEKEKKERREREDTERTARQESEWKSKIDEIEETKRTLEKELKCREEEEKQREERERKQREELMEKQKREKIEFEARQAEEKKKREGEEQERKNNEARQRLEWEQRIKEAENEKKEIQDNIKKRAKEWEQEREKEQKSKEKDEQDRRQKEEQERREYALKERKMREEFEKAMEQERQKGENERTSKEQLERELEEMQRQLKKQQEQLDKERKEEADRRSKEDAERKEEERKRLELLQKELEKERGELQKSKIDEEARKTKEAKTLKDMEERYRRIIFENNHKYEEAARKKAEEQERKLTQLQEELQHKTERYANELWEKDAKIHRLESKECLIM; encoded by the exons GAGATGTGAACACAGAGTACCTGCAGGGAAGAAGGAGTCCTGACTTTGATCGTCCCAACA TGTCTGAGCTGAGGGTTGTGCTGCTGGGGAAGTCTGGAGAACTGAAGAGTAAAGTGGGGAACATCATCCTGGGGGCAGAGGTCCTTTCAGTGAAAGatcagtgtgagagagcacgAGGTCTGGTGAATAGGAGGCCTGTAGCTCTGATCAACACTCCAGACTTACTGGACCCCAGGCTCCCTGACAGGACCTTTTTCTATCAGATAGAGAGATGTGTTACCCTGTCTGCCCCAGGTCCTCATGCATTCCTGCTGGTGCTGGAGAATGGCAATATTAcatctgaggggaaaaaaagatttgagcAAATCCTGCACTCTTTCAGTCCTGAGGCCTTCATGTACTCGATGGTACTGACCACACAGGGGAGTAAAATAACTCTCTTTGACCTGTCTTATACCCACATTCTGCAAATGTGTAGTGGAAGGTGTTACAAGTTTCACAACATAGATGAGATTAATTACACCCAGGTTACTGAACTAATGGAGAAGATAGAGCAGATGGTAGGGGAGAATGGAGGAGGTTTCCTCAGCTGTGAGATGTTCAAGGAGCCAGAATCAGCCAGGCTTGGAGCGAGTCAGGTGCCTCTGAGGAAGGCTGAACAGAaggtggagaggaaggagaaaccAAGGGCTCTATCTGAAGAACTGCaggaaattaaaggaaaaaaag TGGCTGGGGGAGACAGGCTGAACCTGGTGTTGTTTGGGAGGAGAGAAGCTGGGAAGATGTTCGCAGGAAACACCATCCTGGGACAGAGGGAGTCCAGTGTGGGTCCCGGCTCCTCTTCAGTGTatgagaggagagatggagaagtgTTCGGTCGCCCGGTTACCGTGGTGGAAATGCCAGCTCTGTGTGATGTACAGCTCACTGCATCCGCTGTGTCTCgtctctttacctctctctgtGGCCATGGAGTCCATGCCTTTCTCCTGGTCACTCCGGCTGCTCCCTTCACTGATGAAGACAAGGCAGAAATAACCAGGATTCAGGAGACATTTGGCTCAAGAGTCACTGATTACATGATGGTCATTTTTACCCACGAGAATCCAGCTGCTCAACCTGTTCATGACTTTCTGCAGCAAAGTAAGGACATTCAGGAGCTTCTGAGGATCTGTGGAAACAGGTACTCTGTTTTCTACAACCAGCACATTCTCAACAACCCAACAGTTCCAAAGCTTCTGGAGGTCATAGATATGAtgaagagagaaacaggaagttgcTTTTCCCTGAATATGTACTGGGAGGCACAGCTCGAGAGGAAGGTTCGAGAGCTGGAGGCCAGGCACAagatggagctggaggagaaggacaGGAAGATCAGAGAATTAGAAGAACGTATTAAGGGCACATCACAGG GCGCTGGGGGTAAAGACCAGAGCTCTGACTGTGTGAGGATAGTGCTCGTGGGGAAGACAGGAAATGGGAAAAGTGCCACAGGAAACACCATACTGCAGAGGGAGGAGTTCCAGTCGGATATCTGTATGAATTCAGTGACGACCTGCTGTAAGAAAGGAGAAGGGGAAGTAGCTGGCAGGCGCGTTGCTGTAGTTGACACGCCGGGTCTCTTTGacacatcattttcaaatgaaaatgtccagCAGGAAATAGCCAAATGCATCTCCTTTTTGGCCCCAGGACCTCATGTGTTTCTCCTAGTGCTACAGATTGGAAGAATCACAGAGGACGAGAAGGACACATTGCAGCTCATTAAGAGCACCTTtggtaaaatggctgaaatgttcACCATAGTCATATTCACAAGAGGGGATGATCTTAGAAATGAATCCATTGAAAGCTACATTCAGAGAGGTGACCCTGTAATCCAAAATCTGATTGAAGACTGTGGAAACAGGTTTCATGTCTTCAATAATAATGACATGAGCAATCGCACCCAAGTGTCTGAGCTGCTGGATAAGATAGACGTGATGGTTCAGAGGAATGGAGGAGGCTGTTACACCAATGAGATGTTCCAGGAGGCAGAAAGTACCATAAGGAAAGAGTGCAAAAGAATaatgagtgagaaagaggaagagatgcagagagagaaagagatccTGGAGGCAAAACATGAAGCGGAGATGAAAGagatgaggaggaagatggAAGAGCAGAGACACAaagcagaagaagaaataatgcttcaggaaaaaaagctgAATGACAAAGAAGAACATTTCAGGATGGAGCTAGAAGagtggaagaaaaaagagaaggaaaaaaaagagaggagagagagggaagacacAGAGAGGACGGCAAGACAAGAATCGGAGTGGAAGAGCAAAATAGATGAGATTGAGGAAACGAAAAGGACGCTGGAAAAGGAGTTGAAATgtagggaagaggaagagaagcagagggaggaaagagagaggaaacagagggaagagctgatggaaaaacaaaaaagagaaaagatagAATTTGAGGCAAGGCaagcagaagaaaagaaaaagagagaaggagaggagcaggagaggaaaaaCAATGAGGCGAGACAAAGACTTGAGTGGGAACAGAGAATTAAAGaggcagaaaatgagaaaaaagagatACAGGATAACATTAAGAAAAGAGCTAAGGAATGGGAGCAggaaagggaaaaggaacagaaaagtAAAGAGAAGGATGAGCAGGAcaggagacagaaagaagagcaagagagaagagAGTATGCATTGAAAGAACGCAAAATGCGGGAAGAGTTTGAAAAAGCAATGGAACAAGAAAGACAAAAGGGAGAGAATGAAAGGACATCTAAAGAGCAATTAGAAAGGGAGCTTGAAGAAATGCAAAGGcagctgaaaaaacaacaagagcagTTGgacaaggaaagaaaagaggaggCAGACAGAAGATCTAAGGAGGAcgcagagagaaaagaggaggagaggaaaaggctGGAATTGTTGCAGAAGGAACTTGAGAAGGAACGTGGAGAACTTCAGAAGAGTAAGATTGATGAAGAGGCTAGGAAAACAAAAGAAGCGAAAACATTGAAAGACATGGAGGAAAGATATCGTagaatcatttttgaaaataatcataaatatgAAGAAGCTGCtagaaaaaaagcagaggaaCAGGAAAGAAAGCTAACTCAATTACAAGAAGAGCTTCAGCACAAAACTGAACGTTATGCAAATGAATTGTGGGAGAAAGACGCAAAAATTCACAGATTGGAAAGCAAAGAATGTTTAATAATGTAG